In Biomphalaria glabrata chromosome 8, xgBioGlab47.1, whole genome shotgun sequence, the genomic window aacaaaaacaaaaatctttaaaaaaaaaaaaaactttctaagggaaagaactccgcacgCAAAACTATATCTCTTAATTATGTAGAAGCTATTTCTCTTAGTAGATAGCACACAAAATCATTACTTACCAATAATGAACTAGTCTGTTAATTTCTTAATCAATTCATGTCGTGTTAGGTACTATAGGTACAATAAgtgattgtttaaagtttcaacttgatccgtgaatggGTGTGGGGGAATTAACGTGTACGATAGTCAAAAGGGATGAAACCCTACATAGTTAGCcgttgtcacggatgaatgtgtgtatgtatgtataatctatttttacactctgcgcgaatgaccggaagtgtgttttgttgtcagagaGTGGTCAGAGAGAGTCCAGCTTGTGTGAGATGCCGTAAAGATTATTAAAAGTTTCTGTTTTTGATCGAGTGTTActtgtttgtttataaatacagctgaaccagggacacctggACGTATTGAGACCTAAGGTAGTTTGTACCGAGTTATAAGTAGATAGAGTTATATAATATGAAAGATTTAACAGCCGTATTTGTGAAAGCTGAAGTATTAATTGCCCTTGTTggtattatacaaaataattaattaccataaaTTAATCAACTAATCACTTAACATGGAATCATGTCTTTTTTAATGCCAATGAATActtatttaaagtttcaactagatccAATAATAGATGttggagaaatcacgtgtacaatctcataccagacagacagacagacagaatgagctgatacaagttttgaaaaaaatagataatttttttgtttttattatttgagTGATATTGAACAACAATTTCGGGTTTTGGGAATCCTGGACTGTGTGATTGATTGTACCATTTACTAATGATTTCAGCAGAGTTCAAAGTTCTTACTAGCATCATTACATCAAGACTTGGCGCGTGGGGGGACTTTAAGCGGAGGGGTCAAGGGGTTTATGTGAACAGAGGTCAGAGGGCATAGCTATGGAGTCTAGCAGACGAATGGTATACAACTACATTTGAAATGGGGGaaacgaatttatttaaaactcgACTAGATAAATTTATGGTGAACATTtagcaatatatatatgaataaaatataaagttaGTAAATATAATtgctctatctatctatctatctatctatctatctatctatttatctatctatctatctatcaatcttatctatctatctatctatctatctatctatctatctatctatctatctatcaatcttatctatctatctatctatctatatctatctatttatccatcTGTCTTAGAATAccttaatattttttaacactaggaataattgttttgttttgactaGATAATCTAATGACagatgaaaacattgaaatagtTTCTAACACCATGAAAAGCCTTTTATGCTCCACCGTAGACCTTCTGGATTTCCATATTGTATCTGTAATCAATCAATTATAGTGTACCCTTGTCTTTAGAGAGAACCTCGAGAACATTGCGTGCCAAGTCTGTCATGGGTTTTACACGTTATCGCCTCCCTTGTCTATAGTTTCTTGATATCTGTACTCTCTAGTTTGAGAAATTAAAGTCTCTTCTGTTCCCAGGCTGACTGTAAATGCTCGCTGCCCAATGGTCCTGTCCCGTTATCCGATGGACAGGGTGGTCTGTCCACTGTATATTGGCAGCTGTACGTATTTCTTACTACTGTTGacatataacaaacaaataatgaatAGAAAGTTTAGTACAAATATATAGAACAAAGATGTCTAACTAAGTTTcgaaacaaagataaaaacaaagatataaAACAATGATGTAGAACAAGGATGCAAAACAAAGAtatcatataaaataaataataacaatgtaaaataaagattttttaaaagtcaaacaATGATGAAGAACAGACAATCaaaatgaagtttaaaaaaaaatataataaaacactACCATGAATATATAACATACATGCAAAACACAAATGTGGATTtcttgaaaataaaatcttaatgtCCACATATGACGCCATCTTGTTTCAGTTGGTTACACCACACGCGACCTGGTCTACAGGTGGGAGAACCAGGTGGACATTGACCCAGGTGTCACACTGTCTCAGTTTGAACTGGGGCGTatagaacaacaaaacattaccAGAAAGGGGCGTTACGGTAAGTTGTCCACGTCAGGTGGTTCAGTATCAGCATAGGTGACCGTCACGTGGTGTCTACGTCTAGTTTGCCGCAGACCACAGACGTGTAGTCAGGAAGATTTTTGACGCTTTGATTTCTGATAGCTTCGAGTTTCTACGCAGAAGAGTAAATAATGtaaggggagataattataACTAGAAAACGATATCTTGTTTGAGCCACcagaatttttaatttaaaagatctaaatctaagagAAAACCTTACACCAGGGTCCAATCAAATTATAAGTTTTAAGTTTTATGTTCAGTCCACttttgtttaataatttttaaatttaaaattataaagtatattattgtttgatatatagatctagtgtgtATTCTATATATGTATGATTTCTACGTAAAgacttaaattgttttatttcgcgAAGAGAAGCTCTTTAACCTAAACTAGAATCTACGGAATACTATTTGGATATTGAGTCATCAGATATTACTTCTGAATACACAGACATATTTACGACATCCTATCACAGGACATTTATGCAATTATAAAAGCTAAAGTTGCATTCATTTTTTGCGAAACAATAGAATATTAAAGGCAAACGTTTTCAAAAATTTCGTTgctatgttttaaaaaaggacGTCTGTTGTTTTGAAACAGGAGATTTGTCCATATTACAAGTGTATATCCACATGAGTAGAGCGGTTGGATTTTTTATCATTCAGACTTACGTCCCTTGTTATTTGATCGTCTGCTTGTCGTGGGTCTCGTTCTGGATCAACAGAGATGGCGCTCAGGCACGAGTTGTCTTAGGTCAGtcgcttcctttttttttttttttctataaatatttaaaaactacaaaaatataCAATTCAAGATACAAATTGAAGAATCGTTCTTTCAGCttactaaaattaaatttccttgaaatattttaattaagtatGTACCCTAGCACCtcataatcatttttttaaaattattactattgtacataaataaataaatatatcaaagATATAGTCTTGAAGGTTCTATTTTGGGTACCAGGATGGTCTAATTAGATGATATGGCTGCTAGGGGTCGCTATTAAGCAATGGGCATGTTCGAGTCCTCCTGAGAGCTTATCTATGTTCCGCCATAGGTTCATCCCCTTCGTCTTTCAATAACCTTGGTAATGGTACCTTTTTGCCAAGTAAAAGATGACATATTAAGTTTGTTCTTAGTTTGTTTCAGAACTAAAACCTTTAAACTCTACTACTCTACGAATTTGCAAAGCTTGGTGGCTAATGAGTCTAGCGATTCTCCCCCGTTTTAATGCATGTCTGTAGTTCTGGATCCAGAAAATCACTTGGACCACTCACAGCGCACCCTGCCCCTTCAGATGTCAACGTGGTCTCCTAACTGGGGCATCTAAATCTGTAACATTGGGGCCTCTCTTATTGTCGATTTGCATAAGGcctcaatatttaaaaaatcctgataaagtgatataaaaaaaaacagagacaCTGTgagtctctctatctctctttctctctctctctctctccttcttggTGTAAAAAGCATTGTAATTATCGCCCCTGGCTGAATTGACCTAGAAATAAATTACATTTCTCAATTTGTCTCTGGCACTTGCCAGGTGTCACCACGATTCTCACCACGTCTGCCATCGGCATTACGGTGAGGGAGGGACTGCCCAGGGTGCCGTACCCCACAGCCCTGGACGTGTTTCTGATCATGTGTATCGTGTACCAGATGGCCGCCTTCATCGAGTACGCCGCTGTCAATTACTTCACCAAGCTGATGCCCCTGGAAGGGGGCGCCGACGACGATGACGATGAGGCCGACAACTTGGTAAGTCTAAGTTTATAGGTGAAGGTTAAAATGACTTTCACTGTGCTACTTTCCATTTTAAGGACCTTGAATTAGTGTTGACCTtttttgtaattacttttttaaagcgTTGACCTTTCATAATGATGACCTTTTGTTGTAATGACCTTTCGTAATGATGAAATTTCATTGGAATGATTTCTTGTAGTGACGTCCTCCAGTTTTAACGAGCTTCTAAGTAATGACCTGTCATAATGATGATCTTTCACTGTAATGACCTTTTATTGTGATAGCCTTTTTCTTGTATTGATCTGTCATATTTATTAACTTAATTATTATGACATTTCATGATAATGACCTTTCATAGTAACGACTTTTTGCAGTGAATGAGCTTTTGTTCTAATGACACTTCAGAAGGATGACCTTCGAGTTTAATGACCTTTCAAGATGATTACCTTTCATTGTTACACATTTTCTAACTGATGAACTACCGTTGTAATGACCTTTAAAaatgataacatttttttttcttgtaacgGGCTTTCAAATAAATGACCTTTCATATTCATGACCTTTCATTGTAATGACCTTTCATTGTAATGACCTTTCATTGTAATGACCTTTCATTGTAATGACCTTTCATATTCATGACCTTTCATATTCATGACCTTTCACGGTGATGAGCTTTCGTGGTAATGACCTGTCGTTACGGTGACCTTTTATCGTAATGACCTTTAAGTTGATGACCTTCTTAGTTTCCACCTCTcgtgtgttttgttttagataaaGCCAGGCAGTAAGCGGAAACTGGTCAGCGTGGATGAAGAAAAACCGGAACAAGAGAGTCAGACCTTGATTCACTCTTACGCCAGGAGGTTGGAGGAGAAATACGCCCAGAAATGGGCCGCGAAGATTCAAAGTAAGTTAAAACAAGTTACCTCATGAGACTTTGAGGGGTGGGTGTTGGGGTGAGAGCTCCTAATTATGTCGTTGAAGTCCGTGTTTTAATTGAAGAAGTGGCGAGGTGTTCGGCTTCCTTATCGATGGGTCACGTGTTTTAAATCTTGATAAAGTTTGGAAATTGGAGCTTCCGAATTTCTCGGACGCCCTTTGAGGTCACCCAACTTTAGAAGAATCAAGATTACATTGATAGTTTgggtggaaacacaaactcaaaatcggccccccgaagtggccAAAACcgggcaggtaaaaaggcaggtttcaataatttcagaaagaaaatcagaatgaaattctatcaaaggcaaatgacagagaagaatggaaaaagaaggttgacagatcttgtgttgtgACCCAAGGGTTCAGCAGaccaagagataggtgaaagtgaatgaaTAGCTAGATATGaacatggcctaactgatgtcttttaatgattatctaatagttttgtaaagggtcaatctctattCAAcgccttaagaaaaaaaaattccttcaaaaaaaaaaattcctttagttaagtgttacACTGCCGTGGTGCGGCTCTGCCgtttacgcgataatatgaaaaaccacttatttattgttgttttaaattatgttccacttatatgcataccaaatagattttttttctttaaaaaaaatgtaaacattttttgtttataaatgtagtagttagtatgacataGCTTACTTAATTTACCAATACAAttgtttgacaaaaaaatctaaaatcgtTTGCATAATCGTGTAATGAATATGGCAAATAGTCatttcccttactaaatagcctccagtgTCTATTACTAttaactgcttgcataattgatataaaaaattagatttttcgctttcagaaaagaaaaaaaagtaaccgttgcatcagaactttgaatggtctaaaatactatGATGTCGGGTTTTCAcgatcttttctagtttacgagatctaaacgagacggacggaagggcagacaaaccacacaaaactaatagcgtcttttcccctttcggggaccgctaaaaaaaaagcttcccctccctttttttttttcaggcattGCGATATACGGAgtagatgatttaaaggtcatctgcttctatgGCCCACGTTTAATAAGGTTGTCATATGGCCTGCTTAACggccaaccgcttttacttttccccaacggatgtcaggtacccatttgattctgggtagactcagaggcgtcctaaatttcccgaaattaaaaatcccagtcttcacaagaattcgaaccctggaccgcTCGGTTCTGCAACCACgtactttaccactcaaccaccgcgcctgtCACCCTACTTTAATGGGCATCATTTGTAAGTCTCCTTGTACTAAAGCTTCCTGCGG contains:
- the LOC106078061 gene encoding gamma-aminobutyric acid receptor subunit alpha-2-like; protein product: MYKVTPMNVMLAWLSALFISPICVGYEVQRTKAVSEVLDHLLDGYRKEVRPGIGGERVVIDTDILIKSMGPIKETDMSYSMQVYFRQRWKDDRLSFYLPNITSFTLSNKFINNIWKPNSYFINGRRSKQHNLTVPNAFIRLRYDGSIYMSVRLTVNARCPMVLSRYPMDRVVCPLYIGSFGYTTRDLVYRWENQVDIDPGVTLSQFELGRIEQQNITRKGRYGDLSILQVYIHMSRAVGFFIIQTYVPCYLIVCLSWVSFWINRDGAQARVVLGVTTILTTSAIGITVREGLPRVPYPTALDVFLIMCIVYQMAAFIEYAAVNYFTKLMPLEGGADDDDDEADNLIKPGSKRKLVSVDEEKPEQESQTLIHSYARRLEEKYAQKWAAKIQNCSDFLYTFLQCIVGSADYRQQRTELADPEAGNSVSAIDMVSRVVFPVTFGLVNLCYWLIYFHLDMS